In Pseudomonas flavescens, the sequence CCCGGCTGATCATCGACACCCACGATGCAACTGCCTTCGCTCCGGTCAGCCACCTGACGGTTGGCGGGCTGCGCGACTGGCTGCTCGGTGAGGCTGCCGACGAAGCCTGCCTGAGCGCCCTGGCGCCGGGGCTGACACCGGAGATGGCGGCGGCCGTCTCGAAGATCATGCGTGTGCAGGATCTGGTGCTGGTGGCCCAGAAGACCCGCGTGGTTACCCGCTTTCGCAACACCATGGGGCTGCGCGGGCGGATGTCCACGCGCTTGCAGCCCAATCACCCCACCGACGATCCGGCCGGTATCGCCGCCAGCATCCTCGACGGCCTGCTCTACGGTAATGGCGATGCGATGATCGGCATCAACCCGGCCACCGACAGTGCGAGTTCGATCCGCGCCCTGCTGGACATGCTCGATGCGATCATCCAGCGCTATGAAATCCCCACCCAGTCCTGCGTACTGACTCACGTCACCAGTTCCATCGCCGCCATCGAGCGCGGCGCACCGCTGGATCTGGTGTTCCAGTCGATCGCTGGCACCGAGGCGGCCAACGCCAGCTTCGGGGTCACCCTCAAGGTGCTGCAGGAAGGTTACGAGGCCGGTCTGAGCCTCAAGCGCGGCACCCTGGGCAACAACCTCATGTACTTCGAAACCGGCCAGGGCAGCGCCCTGTCGGCCAACGCCAACCACGACGTCGACCAGCAGACCTGCGAAACCCGCGCCTACGCCGTGGCGCGGCACTT encodes:
- a CDS encoding ethanolamine ammonia-lyase subunit EutB, with the translated sequence MARFTHTIGNMTWSFDSLRELMAKASPARSGDYLAEVAAQSDAERAAAQMALANVPLKHFLQEALIPYEKDEVTRLIIDTHDATAFAPVSHLTVGGLRDWLLGEAADEACLSALAPGLTPEMAAAVSKIMRVQDLVLVAQKTRVVTRFRNTMGLRGRMSTRLQPNHPTDDPAGIAASILDGLLYGNGDAMIGINPATDSASSIRALLDMLDAIIQRYEIPTQSCVLTHVTSSIAAIERGAPLDLVFQSIAGTEAANASFGVTLKVLQEGYEAGLSLKRGTLGNNLMYFETGQGSALSANANHDVDQQTCETRAYAVARHFNPFLVNTVVGFIGPEYLYNGKQIIRAGLEDHFCGKLLGVPMGCDICYTNHAEADQDDMDTLLTLLGTAGINFIMGIPGSDDVMLNYQTTSFHDALYARKVLGLHVAPEFEQWLARMGIFQQQGGQLRMGDELPPVFRQALAQLA